From Streptomyces sp. TLI_105, the proteins below share one genomic window:
- a CDS encoding adenine phosphoribosyltransferase has protein sequence MTAETQDVAELLLSRIRDVPDYPKPGVLFKDITPLLADPAAFTALTDALAGLCSAHGATKIVGLEARGFILAAPVAVRAGLGFIPVRKAGKLPGATLRQAYELEYGTAEIEVHAEDLAAGDRVMVIDDVLATGGTAEASIELIRRAGAEVAGVAVLMELGFLPGRARLEPALNGAPLTALITV, from the coding sequence CCCCGACTACCCGAAGCCGGGCGTGCTGTTCAAGGACATCACGCCGCTGCTCGCGGACCCGGCGGCGTTCACGGCGCTCACCGACGCCCTCGCCGGGCTGTGCTCCGCGCACGGCGCGACGAAGATCGTCGGCCTGGAGGCCCGCGGCTTCATCCTGGCCGCCCCGGTGGCCGTCCGCGCGGGCCTGGGCTTCATCCCGGTACGCAAGGCCGGCAAGCTGCCCGGGGCCACGCTCCGCCAGGCGTACGAGCTGGAGTACGGCACCGCCGAGATCGAGGTGCACGCCGAGGACCTGGCCGCGGGCGACCGCGTCATGGTCATCGACGACGTCCTCGCCACCGGCGGCACGGCCGAGGCCTCCATCGAGCTGATCCGCCGCGCGGGCGCCGAGGTCGCGGGCGTCGCCGTCCTCATGGAACTCGGCTTCCTCCCGGGCCGCGCCCGGCTGGAACCGGCCCTGAACGGCGCGCCGCTCACGGCACTCATCACGGTCTGA